The window ataatcgcTATCAAATTCTCTTTAGAAGATACTCTAATCAGACACATTGACAAAGTAAAAATTGCAAAGGCTAGCTCTGTGGCTCTATGTAGGTATTTGCagcatatttattaaattcagtcTGGCTAGCCTGATGGCTTAACATGAGATAAGTTGACCCGTCTCCATGATTGAGTTAGATATCCAATAAAAGTTAACCAAAAATTAACTAGgctaaaacttaattttacttttaaaataaaataaagtttttttaactataataaattaaaataatatcattttaattgacaacttaatttttactGTCCGTTTAGAAACATGGGTCAAcccatgttttcaaaaaaatcatattttttttactaaaaattaatttaatatgaaaacctTTTCTATtcatctacttttttttattttttggtaagaAGAAGAATACAAACAACCTCTGTAAGTCctctttacaagaaaaaaatttatttataataagatCGACATTTTTCATCATTGAAATGTGTCTACtgatcttctttttatttttatttttatttttaatgacatTCTCTCCTTTTTCTCAATGCTTAGTGATGAaaatgtaaacaaaataaaaaaattaggaccTAAACATAAAACACTAGAACTATAAAGACCAAATaatgtaaaaactaaaaaatcatggATTAAAACGAAATTGTCTTTTCAACATCGGGGGTTTTTTTTGGTCCCaattctttgaatctctttttAACTATAGCTTAAAATCCCATTTTGCAAAACTGAACTATAGCTTAGAATCCTCAGAACTTCACATACGTGAGAGCATGTAAAGTGACAAAAATCTTGACACATAAAATCATGGTAATATTACTTcgaaggatgagattgaaaagaaataaagtttgataaaCAAAAACGAAACAAAATTGCAGTAGAAATAAACAGTACAACGAACAATGATTGACGTTGTTCATTTTTCCTAGTTcttttgtatataaatatatattaatcagGGGAATGAATACTCAAAAATTAACagataaaatattgaatatttaattttttatcctataaaaaatataaatgtatatGATATTCATTATCATCCCTAAGGCGCAAGGAAATTATAAAGCTATTGTGATAATGGTGAAGAAATATGtgataatggttgttttttttcaccaattaaccATACAACAGTTCACAAGAATTTAAAACTCATCCTCGAAGGTTTAATTTCCCACGTCTCCTGTTCTGTCAATTTTCATGGCTTCGAGCAGAAGGCTTTAAAGGGTTACTACTAGCCCATGCATTGAACAGGTTAGGTTGTTTATGAGGCTGCCTTCTTTATCACAATAGGACTCCTTACATGGTGTTTTCCATCGGACCAGGTAATCCCTCCGAACACATAGTCATCATTCTTAAACCCTTTCTTAGCCTCCACAGTTACCTCAAACATTTTCTCTTCATGTTTCTTATCGAACCTCAAACTTCTTGGCTCGACCTTCACAGATATTCCTCTAGGTGCTTTGATATGAACTCTATACGAGCTCGGAGTCCCCACGTTCTTCAAAGTTCGAGACAACGTGATCTTGCCTGAGAGATTCGGGACAGTAATGGATGGATAGTTGAAATCAACCAGACTACTGTTGTTGTGCGACTGGCATATGTATGGCTCACCAATAAAAAGGGACAGCTGGGTTGAGTTATAGCCAATGGAACATAGAAAATCCACATAATCTCTAGTTGTTAAGTCATAGACCAAGCCTGGTTCCATTGCTCGGCTAGGCCAGATATGCCCTGCACCATAATTCAAGGGGTTTGCCTCGATAAGAGAAGCATTGGCAATAGGCTCTCTGGCATTGCTGATCGTTGTTGCTGAAATGGCATAAGCAACCACTCAAGTTGTCAGTGCATCATACAAAAATAACCTCAAGATACAAATACGAAGCTTCTATGAGCAGAAAAAAAGTACTAACCGGTTGTCATGATTGCAGATTTTATAGCAGCAGGACTCCAATCAGGGTGAATAGCTTTGAGAAGACCAGCAATTCCAGAAACATGGGGGCATGAAATTGAAGTCCCTGACATAATATTAAATAGTACTTGGCGCTGGTCTCCTGCTATATGAAATGGCCCTGAAGCCTCTGTGTAAGCAGCAAGAATATTCACCCCAGGTGCAGTGATGTCGGGCTGAATTAACATGAAAATTAGCAGTCACAAAACAATATAGTGCATTCATTTCAAAATCCTTAAATGAAGATGTCAGAAGCATATCGTTTGCACTTCCGGCTCAGTGTCACGTTAAAGCACCTTGAGGATCTCTGGAGTGATCGGATTAGGCCCAGGAGATGAAAAATTGGCCATGGTAGGTGCAGCCACTGTTCCCACTTCTGTGGCACCACTTATATAAGCTACCGGTGTCCTGAATGAAAAGAGAAGTACTTAGTGACTCACAGGATCGCAGATGACAAGTAGTACAGGACATCGTCGacttaatttaatcaaatatcaaCGAATTCTAATTTTCTGAATCAAATAAGAGAGACCTTACTTTGTACTATAGATATAAGATAAAATGGAAAGTCCATCGACTGCAGAGACAACTGAAGTAGGAACGAAGTGCGCAATAGGATCAACTACACTAAACATAAATTGGTCAGCAAGTATCATCCCCACGCCACCAGATTGAGCAACGACCAAACTCTTTTCTCCATCAAAGACCTCGTCACGAGTACAATATACaatctttccttttacttttacTGGGTCAAGGGATCCGACGAGACAATGTTTTCTGCCAAACATAAGAAAGATGAATCTAAGAGATCAAGAAAATTAGAACGAACACATGAAGTTTTGTTAGAGAACAAAGTCAGTTTGGTTACGCTAAATGACTGGAGACGTTGGCTGCTTTAACATCCACCGAATTGATCAAGGGGTAGAACTTCCCAGCTGGTTGGGTATTGGTATTAATACTGAGGCCCTGATTATTTAGAAATGAAGCAAATTCTTAGACCTCATGTCAGCTAGGACAATTTGTAAGGACATGCCAAAAATATGGGCTAATTGGCCGAACCTTGTATCGTTTGTGATTGCCAAGGATGGCATTAGATGGAAATTCCCTACTGATGGTGCTAGCACCAACTGTAAGAATCCATGGAGCTACATTTACAACTGCACCAGGAGCAGGTCCTTCATTTCCTGCTGCGGCAACCACGAGAATCCCATTCTCGACGGCATGAAATGCTCCTATTGCAGTTCTATCTTTGAAGTACTCGTTTGGAACAAATCCAAGTGAAACAGAGAGGATATCTACACCATCATGTATAGCAGCCTCATAGCCAGCCAATACATCAGCATCCAGACAGTCTGGCCAGCAAACCTTGTATGAAGCAACTCTTGAGTTGGGAGAACCACCTTTCGCTGTTCCATAAGCTGAGCCAAGCAAGTTTGCCCCAGAAACAAAACGACCTCCTGCAGTGGAGAGAGTGTGGGTTCCGTGGCCATTGTAATCTCGCGCGGTGTGGTATGAAGAATTAAGTGGGTGGCCAACTTCAGCTTCGTAGCCTTTGCTAAAGTATCTTGCTCCGATCAGTTTCCTGGTAACAACAACATAATTGGATGTTACAAATCTAACTTTTTATAGGATAGCCTAAGCATATACTCTAGGCTGCAGAAGGGAAAGATTCTGAGAGACTAGTTCAGATAATAAAAGGATCTCTAGTCATtagaaagaaatcaaattaCCTGTTGCATTTAACCCCATCGTTTGTATCACAGTACCCTTTCCATTTAGAAGGAACAGGTCCCATCCCTTCATCATTGAAGCTTTCCGATTCAGGCCAAACACCTACGTGCCATCATAGATTTCAAGAAAATGTTAAAGAAGAGCTGTCCATGGAAGTTCTCTCCCATATGCAAGGTTATTGTACCTTGTCCAAAAATAATTGAAGGCAGCAACATTATTTTATGAGAATGATGAAGGATAGTTGAAACATTCTATAcacacaagaaaaattaattaccaaaatcAAGAGTTCCAATAATTACGCCTTCACCAAATTTGGCCTTTAGCCACATAGAATCAGCTGAAATCTCTCCATCTCTTTCCAGTCCAAGAAAGTCCCATGAATTTGTCGTGTGTAATTTGCTTATTTGGTTCCGAAAAACAGATAAAACTTTTGGATGCTCTGTACACATTAACAAGACTATTAATctaataatatcattattatcaaGAAGTTCATGTCGAAAAACGAGAAAGGAAGCATATTAATTATAAGATATCgtaattttatgatatgtacTTGAAATTTCAgctgcttcttcatcttcaagtATTGCTGCAAAACCATTGAAATAACGAGTGTAGGAGTAGAATATGGCTTCTTTCGCCTTCTCCTTACTGTTATTGCGACATAAATCATTATTAGAATCATGTCTATATAGCACATAGTACAAGTCATGTAATATTGCATCACCTCTGCATGCAAGAACCCAGAAGTTCATGATGGGAATCGGTTACCCTGTCCAGATCCAAGGAAGAAGGTTCAGAAACATGGGAATGTCTCCCCAAGTAAACCACATAAGACTGCATACAGACACAAGTATTTATCAGCTTaagagcaataaaaaaagatatattgttGATGATCATGTAACAAGAAGTACCAAAAGATCAAATATTAAAGCATCAACATTGTATAATATTAATGCATGCTAGCTTGCCTTTTTTGCAGCTAGAATTGGACTCTGCAAGGTAGCGAAGAGAGTGAGAAACAGAAACACATAGTAAGAAGCTGCTGCAGTGCCCATATTTTTTATGTACTTGCTCAATAAGGTCTGTTAAGCGATGTAAATCTCTATGAGAATAACACAGACCATTTATATAGGATTACCTTCCTCCAATCTccaccaaaaaccaaaaaaaaatctatacgCAACAAGTTTTTTCGCAGAACATGAAAGACTTTTCAAAAGACTTGAATTTGGACACAAGTACTTTTCCAAGTTCGACGAAGGGTCTTCGATTTTTTTCAAGAGTATAATTCTCACCGGTGATGGTGTATATTGTATTATTTAACACCATCCTCTGCAAATAAAGATAAGATCATGGATGTTACTCTTGAGAAAATTAACTAATCATGTTTTGAGTTTGCTGCTTAAAAATTATCAGTTTAAGTGTCACAAactttaaaatcattataaactTATATGGTTGTTAGCTTCAGGATATCGAGAAATTAATCAAGAAGCACGTAAACTGATCCGAACACCTATAATTAACAAGATCATATATGTTAACATCAATTCGCATATTCCTAGCTTTTCTGAAGATTTAactggaataattttttaaaaaaattttagccaataaattttatataaatagaaTTAATGTTCACAGATGCGGTATCCAAATATTATATGCCTTCTGCAACCTCCCACACCCACGTTGGAGttgaaaatcaagcattaaatACTTTTAGCAGTAAAACTAATCGAATTAATATAGATACAGATATATTATCGGAGTAAACAATATGCAGCCCTGGTATTATAGCTAGCATAGTCTAAAGATTCTCAAGTGgaattatggatggataaacaCGAGCTCCTCTGTTGAATGCAAGAGATTAGTCAAGTAATGGGATTAAAATCTAATCGTTTGCATGATTTTTTCCATGAATACTAGTAACTTCTGTTGAATTTGAAGGCATAATAGGGACAAGGTTAAAAGTtcatttttgatttttcatttagtATTATTTGACAAAATAATCAAGTCTAAAACACCGTTTGTTCACCGTGttctacaaaaaataatttttttttgttaaaaattaagttttttttgtatgttttggattagTCAAGTAATGAGATTAAAATCTAGTAGTTTGCACAATTTTTTCCATGAATACAAGTAACTTCTGTTGAATTTGAAGGCATAATGTGGACGAGGTCAAGAGTTCATTTCTGATTTTTCATTTAGTATTAATTGACAAAATAATCAAGTCTAAGACATCATTTGTTCACCGTGtttcacaaaaattaaaatttatttttgctaaaaattatttttttggtatgtttTGGATTAATCAAGTAATGATATTAAATCTAGTCGTTTGCACGATTTTTCCCATGAATACAAGTAACTTTCTGTTGAATTTGAAGGCATAATGTGGACGAGGTCAAGAGTTCAtttttgattttccatttagtatTATTTGACAAAATAATCAAGTCTAAGACACCGTTTGTTCACCGtgttttacaaaaattaaattttttttaatttttttttatatattttggattagTCAAGTAATGAGATTAAAATCTAGTCGTTTGCACGATTTTTCCCATGAATACAAGTAACTTTTGTTGAATTTGAAGGCATAATGTGGACGAGGTCAAGAGTTCATTTCTGatttctatttagtattatttgACAAAATAATCAAGTCTAAAACACCATTTGTTCATCACgtcctataaaaattaaatttttttttgctaaaaattaatttttttgtatgttttggattagTCAAGTAATAAGATTAAAATCTAGTCATTTGCATGGTTTTTCCCATGAATATAAGTAACTTTTGTCGAATTTGAAGGCATAATGTGGATGAGGTCAAGAGTTCATTTCTGATTTTTCATTTAGTATTATTTGACAAAATAATCAAGTCTAAGATACCGTTTGTTCACCATGttctacaaaaaataaattttgttttgataaaaattattattttttgcatgtTTGGGATTAGTTAAGTAATGAGATAAAAATCTAGTCGTTTGCACGATTTTTCCCATGAATACAAGTAACTTCTGTTGAATTTGAAGGCATAACGTGGACGAGGTCAAGAGTTCATTTCTGATTTCCATTTAgtattatttaacaaaataatcaagTCTAAAACACCGCTTGTTCATTGCGttctacaaaaattaatttttttttgttaaaaattaatttttttatatgtttttgatcgttttaatgcgctgatctcaaaaataattttttaaaaataaaaaaacatcattttgatgcattttaatatgaaaaatactttaaaaaataattataaccacaCTCCCAAAAAAGCACTGAATATTGAGCTGAGAGCTTGCAAGCACCCTAAGAAGGGTGCATGTCAATATTGATTAGCATATATGATGCCAATTGCCAAGCAACACTTTAGTCTCTGAGCTATGTCAAATCCTTTCACTTAGCAATAAGGGCAAACAATAA is drawn from Populus nigra chromosome 5, ddPopNigr1.1, whole genome shotgun sequence and contains these coding sequences:
- the LOC133694857 gene encoding subtilisin-like protease SBT5.3 → MGTAAASYYVFLFLTLFATLQSPILAAKKSYVVYLGRHSHVSEPSSLDLDRVTDSHHELLGSCMQSKEKAKEAIFYSYTRYFNGFAAILEDEEAAEISKHPKVLSVFRNQISKLHTTNSWDFLGLERDGEISADSMWLKAKFGEGVIIGTLDFGVWPESESFNDEGMGPVPSKWKGYCDTNDGVKCNRKLIGARYFSKGYEAEVGHPLNSSYHTARDYNGHGTHTLSTAGGRFVSGANLLGSAYGTAKGGSPNSRVASYKVCWPDCLDADVLAGYEAAIHDGVDILSVSLGFVPNEYFKDRTAIGAFHAVENGILVVAAAGNEGPAPGAVVNVAPWILTVGASTISREFPSNAILGNHKRYKGLSINTNTQPAGKFYPLINSVDVKAANVSSHLAKHCLVGSLDPVKVKGKIVYCTRDEVFDGEKSLVVAQSGGVGMILADQFMFSVVDPIAHFVPTSVVSAVDGLSILSYIYSTKTPVAYISGATEVGTVAAPTMANFSSPGPNPITPEILKPDITAPGVNILAAYTEASGPFHIAGDQRQVLFNIMSGTSISCPHVSGIAGLLKAIHPDWSPAAIKSAIMTTATTISNAREPIANASLIEANPLNYGAGHIWPSRAMEPGLVYDLTTRDYVDFLCSIGYNSTQLSLFIGEPYICQSHNNSSLVDFNYPSITVPNLSGKITLSRTLKNVGTPSSYRVHIKAPRGISVKVEPRSLRFDKKHEEKMFEVTVEAKKGFKNDDYVFGGITWSDGKHHVRSPIVIKKAAS